Proteins encoded together in one Ciona intestinalis chromosome 1, KH, whole genome shotgun sequence window:
- the LOC104266814 gene encoding ADP-ribosylation factor 6-like, with the protein MGNACGGRKETRLVLIGLDLAGKTSILNRLRFNEAGATTPTVGFNFETVAFKNCDINIWDTGGQDKIRDLWRHYYEEVDGILFVIDSTDQGRIDEAKEALHKAMRDINLKDAFLCVLANKRDLTEQCMSVDEIRNRLQLTSFPETRIWTLLEVSAVKGTGLEEVLTWISSKHRK; encoded by the coding sequence ATGGGGAATGCGTGCGGTGGAAGAAAAGAAACTCGACTGGTTTTGATTGGACTTGATCTTGCTGGAAAAACTTCAATTTTGAACAGATTACGGTTTAATGAAGCTGGTGCCACTACACCGACAGTTGGATTTAACTTTGAAACAGTTGCGTTTAAAAATTGTGACATTAATATCTGGGATACGGGCGGCCAAGATAAGATCAGAGATTTATGGCGGCATTATTATGAGGAAGTAGAcggaattttatttgttatcgACTCAACGGACCAAGGAAGGATAGATGAAGCTAAAGAAGCCTTGCATAAAGCCATGCGTGATATTAACTTAAAAGATGCTTTCTTGTGCGTCTTAGCGAACAAACGTGACCTTACAGAACAATGCATGTCGGTAGATGAAATTCGTAACCGCCTACAACTCACTTCGTTCCCAGAGACCAGAATTTGGACTCTGTTGGAAGTGAGTGCAGTAAAGGGCACCGGACTAGAGGAAGTTCTCACGTGGATATCGTCAAAACACCGAAAATAG